One part of the Rutidosis leptorrhynchoides isolate AG116_Rl617_1_P2 chromosome 1, CSIRO_AGI_Rlap_v1, whole genome shotgun sequence genome encodes these proteins:
- the LOC139851900 gene encoding G-type lectin S-receptor-like serine/threonine-protein kinase At4g27290: MEGVSICLFLMLFIFIFLNKINAAELDIISDSQFLTEADTLVSETRIFELGFFRPDNTENRYLGIWYKQDTSRTVVWVANRNHPLPGVSPLVFKIVDPGILGIFNNNTMIWSSNATMTSPNATAKLLDTGNLVLIDQQRKMTWQSFDYPTDTLLYHMKLGKDYSRGIEWGLSSWKSGQDPAPGEFTLRTDLDGYPDDKLKQGALVKFRGDPWRNLLVTGSSKFDKNLTLIYSAVITEKEKSFKFYVENTSLISRLTLTSSGELQNWVWVEDSKNWKLSLEYPIDMCDTYNVCGAYGTCQVDWMQQTCTCLDKQKFVPRNQKNWSGGCVRRTLLDCKNGSDGFIKYSNLKLPDTQGTWLNMSMNLEECKAKCLQNCTCMAFALPDDTLGGKGCVLWFNDLLDMRQ; this comes from the exons ATGGAGGGAGTATCCATATGTCTCTTTCTGatgttgtttatatttatatttctaaACAAAATCAATGCAGCTGAACTAGACATCATTTCAGATTCGCAGTTCTTGACAGAAGCAGATACGTTGGTCTCGGAAACCAGAATTTTCGAACTTGGGTTTTTCCGGCCAGATAACACGGAGAACAGATATCTCGGTATTTGGTACAAGCAAGACACTAGTAGAACAGTGGTTTGGGTTGCTAACAGAAACCACCCGCTCCCTGGTGTATCTCCGCTCGTGTTTAAAATCGTTGATCCAGGAATTCTTGGCATTTTTAACAATAACACCATGATTTGGTCATCCAACGCAACGATGACATCACCAAATGCGACAGCAAAGCTTCTTGACACCGGAAATCTAGTGTTGATAGACCAACAGAGGAAGATGACGTGGCAGAGTTTTGATTATCCAACTGACACTCTTCTTTATCACATGAAACTGGGGAAAGATTACTCGAGGGGCATCGAATGGGGTCTATCATCATGGAAAAGTGGTCAAGATCCTGCTCCAGGCGAATTCACGTTGCGCACTGACTTAGACGGTTATCCTGACGACAAACTAAAACAAGGTGCACTGGTCAAATTTCGGGGTGACCCATGGAGAAACTTACTGGTTACAGGGAGTTCTAAATTTGACAAAAACTTAACTCTGATATACAGTGCAGTTATAACTGAAAAGGAGAAGTCTTTTAAATTTTACGTTGAAAACACGTCTCTCATATCGAGACTCACATTGACTTCTTCCGGGGAGCTACAAAATTGGGTATGGGTAGAAGATAGTAAAAACTGGAAGTTAAGTTTAGAATACCCGATAGATATGTGTGATACATATAACGTTTGTGGTGCTTATGGAACCTGCCAAGTGGATTGGATGCAACAGACATGCACTTGCTTGGATAAGCAAAAGTTTGTGCCTAGAAACCAAAAGAATTGGTCGGGTGGTTGTGTCAGGCGAACATTGTTAGATTGCAAAAACGGATCAGATGGGTTTATCAAGTACTCTAATTTGAAATTGCCAGATACACAAGGTACATGGTTAAACATGAGCATGAATTTGGAGGAATGCAAAGCAAAATGCTTACAGAATTGTACTTGTATGGCTTTTGCATTACCCGACGACACTTTAGGAGGAAAGGGTTGCGTGCTTTGGTTCAATGATCTTTTAGACATGCGTCA GTAA